A stretch of the Streptomyces sp. WMMB303 genome encodes the following:
- the rimI gene encoding ribosomal protein S18-alanine N-acetyltransferase, translating into MRWWDIEPVLALEQQLFPEDAWSAGMFWSELAYARGADATRRYLVAEDTAPSPASPVSPASPASPVSLAAGGGPAGSLVGYGGLAAVGGTGDIQTIGVLPGHRGTGLGARLLRALLRAATDFECAEVLLEVRVDNAPAQRLYERFGFVPIGIRRGYYQPTGTDALVMRLADPAAYAAAADTSGDAPANTLPHPNPNPHLHPHPHQGTKSHG; encoded by the coding sequence ATGCGCTGGTGGGACATCGAGCCCGTGCTCGCGCTGGAGCAGCAGCTCTTCCCCGAGGACGCCTGGTCGGCCGGGATGTTCTGGTCGGAGCTGGCGTACGCACGGGGAGCGGACGCCACCCGGCGCTACCTCGTCGCCGAGGACACGGCCCCCTCTCCGGCGTCCCCGGTCTCCCCGGCCTCTCCGGCGTCCCCGGTCTCCCTCGCCGCGGGCGGGGGTCCGGCGGGCAGCCTCGTCGGCTACGGCGGTCTGGCGGCTGTCGGCGGCACGGGGGACATCCAGACCATCGGCGTGCTGCCCGGCCACCGGGGCACCGGCCTGGGCGCGCGGCTGCTGCGGGCGCTGTTGCGGGCCGCCACGGACTTCGAGTGCGCGGAGGTGCTGCTGGAGGTGCGAGTGGACAACGCGCCCGCGCAGCGCCTGTACGAGCGCTTCGGCTTCGTACCCATCGGCATCCGGCGCGGCTACTACCAGCCCACCGGTACCGACGCGCTGGTGATGCGGCTGGCCGACCCCGCCGCGTACGCGGCCGCCGCCGACACCTCGGGGGACGCTCCCGCGAACACCCTTCCGCACCCGAACCCGAACCCGCACCTGCACCCGCACCCGCACCAAGGAACGAAGAGCCATGGTTGA
- the tsaB gene encoding tRNA (adenosine(37)-N6)-threonylcarbamoyltransferase complex dimerization subunit type 1 TsaB produces MLMLALDTATPAVTVALHDADGDRTLAAAHQVDARRHGELLLPCVDAVLAEAGRKLAEVTDVVVGVGPGPYTGLRVGLATAEAFAAALGQRMHGVCTLDGIAYASGLAEPFVVATDARRKEVYWARYADARTRSTDPAVDRPAEIEAREEEIGALPAVGAGAVLYESVFRGVRHDLPADQSAAALARLAAERLARGEELLPPRPLYLRRPDAQVPANYKVVTPR; encoded by the coding sequence GTGTTGATGCTCGCGCTGGATACCGCCACACCCGCCGTCACCGTCGCACTCCACGACGCGGACGGCGACCGCACGCTCGCCGCCGCCCACCAGGTCGACGCCCGCCGCCACGGCGAACTGCTGCTGCCCTGCGTGGACGCGGTGCTGGCGGAGGCGGGCCGGAAGCTGGCCGAGGTCACCGACGTGGTGGTCGGCGTCGGACCGGGCCCCTACACCGGCCTGCGGGTCGGCCTGGCGACCGCGGAGGCGTTCGCGGCGGCGCTGGGCCAGCGGATGCACGGTGTGTGCACGCTCGACGGCATCGCGTACGCCTCCGGCTTGGCGGAGCCGTTCGTCGTCGCCACCGACGCGCGCCGCAAGGAGGTCTACTGGGCCCGGTACGCCGACGCGCGCACCCGCAGCACCGACCCCGCGGTGGACCGGCCCGCGGAGATCGAGGCCCGCGAGGAGGAGATCGGCGCACTGCCCGCCGTCGGCGCGGGCGCGGTGCTGTACGAGTCGGTCTTCCGGGGCGTACGCCACGACCTGCCCGCCGACCAGTCGGCCGCGGCGCTCGCCCGGCTCGCGGCCGAACGGCTGGCGCGCGGCGAGGAGCTGCTGCCGCCGCGCCCGCTGTACCTGCGGCGGCCCGACGCGCAGGTGCCCGCCAACTACAAGGTGGTCACCCCGCGGTGA
- a CDS encoding DUF2993 domain-containing protein, giving the protein MHGDRSAAGRGGDGLLGRDGGPEHPHAPANPYDELASLAPADTAPPGIPAPNPYEALGDGAGSADGGYGVAGSAAAGSEAPHEGGLRGLGLRSDYDEPAYEDRMPYLRAVRRRRRSRLSRTVKLGVACCALLAFLGVADRWAALYAEGKAADQVQSALKLHARPEVHINGFPFLTQVARNRLDDVEVAIPDVPAGRVSVAQVSGRVEDVRIVGDAPSSVRGAVLGRMKGDVLLDFDDLDRELGTSQVTFTPGGPHTVLAAGELPVADTEVKVRARARLARTGDHGVGTTVDDMRLVVPELFSFTPGTGEEAGLRLSRPLAERIQHDRDKARALFGVRSIARRFGMTPEQARQARHSDRELSRVTGTPDFVDKVMRLNLLDVAVRHPKLLEKAGIDPALVAALEKIEEPKLADKLALRVTLPDLPGDVRLRGVSVAEEGIRAELTGADVPFGSSS; this is encoded by the coding sequence ATGCACGGGGACCGGTCCGCGGCCGGTCGCGGCGGGGACGGCCTCCTGGGCCGGGACGGTGGCCCGGAGCACCCCCACGCTCCGGCCAACCCCTACGACGAACTGGCGTCGCTGGCCCCGGCGGACACTGCTCCGCCCGGCATCCCCGCCCCCAACCCGTACGAGGCGCTCGGGGACGGCGCGGGGAGCGCGGACGGCGGATACGGCGTGGCGGGGTCCGCGGCCGCCGGGTCCGAGGCGCCCCACGAGGGCGGACTGCGGGGTCTCGGCCTGCGCTCCGACTACGACGAGCCCGCCTATGAGGACCGGATGCCGTATCTGCGGGCCGTCCGCAGGCGCCGCCGCTCCCGGCTGTCCCGCACCGTCAAGCTCGGCGTCGCCTGCTGCGCGCTGCTGGCGTTCCTCGGCGTCGCCGACCGGTGGGCCGCGCTCTACGCCGAGGGCAAGGCCGCCGACCAGGTCCAGAGCGCGCTGAAGCTGCACGCGCGCCCCGAAGTGCATATCAACGGCTTCCCCTTCCTCACCCAGGTGGCGCGGAACCGGCTGGACGATGTGGAGGTGGCGATTCCTGATGTGCCGGCGGGGCGGGTCTCGGTGGCCCAGGTCAGCGGCCGGGTCGAGGACGTGCGGATCGTCGGCGACGCGCCCTCCTCCGTCCGCGGCGCGGTGCTCGGCCGGATGAAGGGCGATGTGCTGCTCGACTTCGACGACCTCGACCGGGAACTGGGCACCTCGCAGGTGACGTTCACCCCGGGCGGTCCGCACACCGTGCTGGCGGCGGGCGAGCTGCCCGTCGCGGACACCGAGGTCAAGGTGCGGGCGCGCGCCCGTCTCGCCCGTACCGGTGATCACGGCGTGGGCACCACGGTGGACGACATGCGGCTGGTCGTGCCCGAGCTGTTCAGCTTCACCCCGGGCACCGGCGAGGAGGCCGGACTGCGGCTCTCCCGTCCGCTGGCCGAGCGCATCCAGCACGACCGGGACAAGGCGCGGGCCCTGTTCGGGGTGCGGTCCATCGCGCGGCGGTTCGGCATGACGCCCGAGCAGGCGCGGCAGGCCCGGCACAGCGACCGGGAGCTGAGCCGGGTGACGGGGACGCCGGACTTCGTGGACAAGGTGATGCGGCTCAACCTGCTCGACGTCGCCGTGCGGCATCCGAAGCTGCTGGAGAAGGCGGGAATCGACCCGGCCCTGGTGGCGGCCCTGGAGAAGATCGAGGAGCCGAAGCTCGCGGACAAGCTCGCCCTCCGCGTCACGCTGCCCGACCTGCCCGGTGACGTGCGGCTGCGCGGCGTCTCGGTGGCCGAGGAGGGCATCCGCGCCGAGCTGACCGGGGCTGACGTCCCGTTCGGCTCGTCGAGCTGA
- the tsaE gene encoding tRNA (adenosine(37)-N6)-threonylcarbamoyltransferase complex ATPase subunit type 1 TsaE, whose translation MEAPHDQHPAPPPQAPPGDRTGADGTGSTGSTGSTGSTGSSVGAAESLRNETTLTVPTAEAMRALGLRLAGLLRAGDLVLLTGELGAGKTTLTRGLGEGLGVRGAVTSPTFVIARVHPPLADGPPLVHVDAYRLGGGLEEMEDLDLDVSLPDSVVVVEWGEGKVEELTEQRLHVVLTRATGRAAPSGDDGPPVGEGDGDTGPEAAEDVRTVTLVGVGPRWAAADFGALG comes from the coding sequence ATGGAAGCACCGCACGACCAGCACCCCGCTCCGCCTCCACAGGCTCCTCCCGGCGACCGCACCGGCGCTGACGGCACCGGCAGTACCGGCAGTACCGGCAGTACCGGCAGCACCGGCAGTTCCGTCGGCGCTGCGGAGAGCCTGCGCAACGAGACCACCCTCACCGTGCCCACGGCCGAGGCCATGCGGGCGCTCGGCCTGCGGCTGGCCGGACTGCTGCGCGCCGGTGACCTCGTCCTCCTGACGGGTGAACTCGGCGCCGGGAAGACCACCTTGACGCGCGGCCTGGGCGAGGGCCTGGGTGTGCGCGGCGCCGTGACCTCGCCCACCTTCGTCATCGCCCGGGTACACCCGCCGCTGGCGGACGGCCCGCCGCTGGTGCATGTGGACGCCTACCGGCTGGGCGGCGGCCTGGAGGAGATGGAGGACCTGGACCTGGACGTCTCGCTGCCGGATTCGGTGGTCGTCGTGGAGTGGGGTGAGGGCAAGGTCGAGGAGCTCACCGAGCAGCGTCTGCACGTCGTCCTCACCCGTGCGACAGGCCGGGCCGCGCCGTCCGGCGACGACGGCCCGCCTGTCGGCGAAGGCGACGGCGACACCGGTCCGGAGGCGGCCGAGGACGTGCGGACGGTCACCCTCGTGGGGGTCGGACCGCGCTGGGCCGCGGCGGACTTCGGAGCTCTCGGGTAG
- a CDS encoding alpha/beta hydrolase yields MSDSSSTQDAVGAVAGGGFGGPGGGGWSRRAGVAGAALGAVAAGVALERLTVHRSVRRKARLALDAAGPYGTLRGTPGRVRAADGTELYYEVDEPADFPLPGTDPAAPAPGSGDGLGGPEVSPVPLPGAQSASGRGLGAAEGAAGPVAGYWARLVELVRGRAAGTGGAPLTVVFSHGYCLSQDVWHFQRAALRGAVRCVYWDQRSHGRSARAAAGEPVSIDLLGRDLKAVLDAAAPEGPVVLVGHSMGGMTLMALAEQYPEYVEERVAGVALLGTSAGGLGEVTYGLPAAGVRTVRRVVPGVLRALAAQSDLVERGRRVTADLFAGVVKRYSFGSPREVDPGVARFAERLIESVPVDVVAEFYPAFAEHEKAAALPAFADRPALVLAGDRDLMTPSEHSERIVVALPGAAYVLLEATGHLAMLERPEPVNEHLAELLARTIRTHGSTARPAPRSASTGSSRRPHRR; encoded by the coding sequence ATGAGCGACAGCAGCAGCACACAGGACGCGGTCGGGGCGGTTGCCGGCGGCGGTTTCGGCGGGCCCGGAGGCGGGGGCTGGAGCCGCCGGGCGGGTGTCGCGGGCGCCGCTCTCGGCGCCGTCGCGGCCGGGGTCGCGCTCGAACGCCTCACCGTGCACCGTTCCGTCCGCCGCAAGGCGCGGCTGGCGCTGGATGCCGCGGGGCCCTACGGCACGTTGCGGGGGACTCCGGGCCGGGTCCGGGCCGCGGACGGTACGGAGCTGTACTACGAGGTCGACGAGCCCGCCGACTTCCCGCTTCCGGGTACGGACCCCGCGGCGCCCGCCCCCGGGTCCGGCGACGGGCTGGGCGGCCCCGAGGTCAGTCCGGTCCCGCTGCCCGGGGCGCAGTCGGCTTCGGGGCGCGGCCTAGGGGCGGCCGAGGGCGCTGCCGGGCCGGTGGCCGGATACTGGGCGCGGCTGGTGGAGCTGGTGCGGGGCCGGGCCGCCGGCACCGGCGGCGCGCCGCTGACCGTGGTGTTCTCGCACGGTTACTGCCTCAGCCAGGACGTGTGGCACTTCCAGCGGGCCGCGCTGCGCGGCGCCGTCCGGTGCGTCTACTGGGACCAGCGCAGCCATGGCCGCTCCGCGCGGGCCGCGGCCGGCGAGCCGGTCTCCATCGACCTGCTGGGACGCGATCTGAAGGCCGTCCTCGACGCCGCCGCCCCCGAGGGGCCGGTGGTGCTGGTGGGTCATTCGATGGGCGGGATGACGCTGATGGCACTGGCCGAGCAGTACCCGGAGTACGTCGAGGAGCGCGTCGCGGGTGTGGCACTGCTGGGCACCAGCGCGGGCGGGCTCGGCGAGGTGACCTACGGGCTGCCGGCCGCCGGGGTGCGCACCGTGCGCCGGGTGGTGCCGGGGGTGCTCCGCGCGCTGGCGGCCCAGTCCGACCTGGTCGAGCGCGGCCGCCGGGTCACCGCCGACCTGTTCGCCGGGGTCGTCAAGCGGTACTCGTTCGGCAGCCCCCGTGAGGTGGACCCGGGTGTGGCGCGGTTCGCGGAGCGGCTGATCGAGTCCGTGCCGGTCGACGTCGTCGCGGAGTTCTATCCCGCCTTCGCCGAGCACGAGAAGGCCGCCGCGCTGCCCGCCTTCGCCGACCGTCCGGCGCTGGTGCTGGCCGGGGACCGCGACCTGATGACGCCGAGCGAGCACAGCGAGCGGATCGTGGTGGCGCTGCCGGGCGCCGCGTACGTGCTGCTGGAGGCGACCGGTCACCTGGCCATGCTGGAGCGCCCGGAGCCGGTGAACGAGCACCTGGCCGAGTTGCTGGCGCGTACCATCCGGACCCATGGAAGCACCGCACGACCAGCACCCCGCTCCGCCTCCACAGGCTCCTCCCGGCGACCGCACCGGCGCTGA
- the alr gene encoding alanine racemase, whose amino-acid sequence MPASGGAPAEPGRACAEIDLGAVRDNVRTLRGYAPRAELMAVVKSDGYGHGAVRCARAARQAGAGWLGAATPQEAFALRDAGDTGRLMCWLWTPGGPWQEAVERDIDVSASSHWALAEVVAAARAAGRTARVHLKVDTGLGRNGCQPADWPRLVAAARAAEAEGALRVTGVWAHFACADEPGHPANAAQLDAFREAVAVAERAGLDPEVRHHANSPATLTLPESHFDLVRTGVSVYGLSPSPQVGTADSLGLRPAMTLSASLALVKQVPGGHGVSYGHAYTTPGETTLGLVPLGYGDGLPRHASGAGPVLVAGKWRTVAGTVAMDQFVVDLGGDEAAAGDRAVLFGPGDGGEPTAEDWARAAGTISYEIVTRISARVPRVYANEQAEG is encoded by the coding sequence CTGCCCGCCTCCGGCGGGGCCCCCGCCGAACCCGGCCGGGCGTGTGCCGAGATCGATCTCGGAGCCGTGCGGGACAACGTGCGGACCCTGCGGGGTTACGCGCCGCGTGCCGAGCTGATGGCCGTGGTCAAGTCGGACGGTTACGGGCACGGTGCGGTGCGCTGCGCCCGGGCCGCACGGCAGGCCGGGGCGGGCTGGCTGGGGGCCGCCACCCCGCAGGAGGCCTTCGCGCTGCGGGACGCCGGGGACACCGGCCGGCTGATGTGCTGGCTGTGGACGCCGGGCGGGCCGTGGCAGGAGGCCGTCGAACGGGACATCGACGTCTCGGCGAGCAGCCACTGGGCGCTGGCGGAGGTCGTGGCGGCGGCCCGCGCTGCGGGGCGCACCGCGCGGGTGCATCTCAAGGTGGACACCGGGCTCGGGCGCAACGGCTGCCAGCCCGCGGACTGGCCGCGGCTGGTGGCGGCGGCGCGGGCGGCCGAGGCCGAGGGCGCGCTGCGGGTGACCGGGGTGTGGGCGCACTTCGCCTGCGCCGACGAACCGGGCCACCCCGCCAACGCCGCGCAGCTCGACGCCTTCCGGGAAGCGGTCGCGGTCGCGGAGCGCGCCGGGCTCGACCCCGAGGTGCGGCACCACGCGAACTCTCCCGCGACCCTCACTCTGCCCGAGTCCCACTTCGACCTCGTCCGGACCGGCGTCTCCGTCTACGGTCTCTCCCCGTCCCCACAGGTCGGTACGGCCGACAGTCTCGGACTGCGCCCGGCGATGACGCTCAGCGCCTCACTGGCGCTGGTCAAGCAGGTGCCCGGCGGCCACGGGGTCAGCTACGGGCACGCCTACACCACTCCGGGCGAGACGACCCTGGGGCTGGTTCCGCTCGGCTACGGGGACGGCCTGCCGCGGCACGCGTCCGGGGCAGGCCCGGTGCTGGTCGCCGGGAAGTGGCGGACAGTCGCCGGCACGGTGGCCATGGACCAGTTCGTCGTCGACCTGGGCGGCGACGAGGCCGCGGCGGGCGACCGCGCCGTCCTCTTCGGCCCCGGCGACGGGGGCGAGCCGACCGCCGAGGACTGGGCCCGTGCCGCGGGCACCATCTCCTACGAGATCGTCACCCGGATCAGCGCGCGGGTACCCCGGGTATACGCCAATGAGCAGGCCGAGGGCTGA
- a CDS encoding DinB family protein — protein sequence MSEQSAAGAMPTAFSVPWADDTREPLPLVGDERELLTRYLDHYRETLLLKCTGVPAEALSERAVPPSGLTLHGLLRHLAGVERWWFRIQLAGEDVPLLYYSDDDPDQDFDSLAGDPAEALAVWRAECERSREIVAARDLDATGTHARTGDPVSVRRVLLHLIGEYAHHCGHADLLRERIDGATGH from the coding sequence ATGAGCGAACAGAGCGCCGCGGGCGCGATGCCGACCGCCTTCTCCGTGCCGTGGGCGGACGACACACGGGAACCCCTGCCGCTGGTCGGGGACGAGCGGGAGCTGCTGACCCGCTATCTCGACCACTACCGGGAGACACTGCTGCTCAAGTGCACGGGTGTGCCGGCCGAGGCGCTGTCGGAGCGCGCGGTACCGCCCTCGGGGCTGACCCTGCACGGACTGCTGCGGCACCTGGCCGGGGTGGAGCGCTGGTGGTTCCGCATCCAACTCGCCGGGGAGGACGTGCCGCTGCTGTACTACTCGGACGACGACCCCGACCAGGACTTCGACTCCCTGGCGGGAGACCCGGCCGAAGCGCTGGCGGTGTGGCGTGCGGAGTGCGAGCGCTCCCGCGAGATCGTCGCCGCCAGGGACCTGGACGCGACCGGTACGCACGCGCGCACGGGTGATCCCGTCTCCGTCCGCCGCGTGCTCCTCCATCTGATCGGCGAGTACGCACACCACTGCGGTCACGCCGACCTGCTGCGCGAACGCATCGACGGAGCCACCGGTCACTGA
- a CDS encoding GNAT family N-acetyltransferase — MTWTIHPEPVRSPAAVATVRAYIGEIAGRYYGRPATEQEIDAALAAEPDDALTPPEGAFLLARAHTDGAVAGCAAVLMVAPTTAEIRRVWVAPHARKGGLGKLLVNTVEGTALRMGAARVRLDTRHDLVEARRLYARLGYAEIAPFNDSPYADHWFGKQLTPVPVPPPEPTHAPE; from the coding sequence GTGACGTGGACCATTCACCCCGAACCCGTGCGGAGCCCGGCCGCGGTCGCCACCGTGCGCGCCTACATCGGCGAGATCGCCGGCCGGTACTACGGCCGCCCGGCGACCGAGCAGGAGATCGACGCGGCGCTGGCAGCGGAGCCGGACGACGCACTCACCCCGCCCGAGGGCGCCTTCCTGCTGGCCCGCGCGCACACCGACGGCGCCGTCGCCGGCTGTGCGGCCGTCCTGATGGTGGCGCCCACGACGGCCGAGATCCGCCGCGTCTGGGTCGCCCCGCACGCCCGCAAGGGTGGTCTGGGCAAGCTGCTGGTCAACACCGTCGAGGGCACCGCGCTACGGATGGGTGCCGCGAGGGTACGGCTGGACACCCGGCACGACCTGGTGGAGGCCAGGCGGCTGTACGCGCGGCTCGGGTACGCGGAGATCGCCCCGTTCAACGATTCGCCCTACGCCGACCACTGGTTCGGCAAGCAGCTCACCCCGGTGCCCGTCCCGCCGCCGGAGCCGACACACGCGCCGGAGTAG
- a CDS encoding NAD(P)H-hydrate dehydratase, giving the protein MRTGYGVQTVRAAEAALMARLPEGALMQRAAAGLAAACRGLLGRTYGARVVLLVGSGDNGGDALYAGARLARRGAGVTAVLLAPERTHEGGLAALRAAGGRVLPAPGAVVEGVAAPVAPLLARADLVLDGIVGIGGTGGLRPAAVELADLVREAGVPVVAVDLPSGVAADTGEVPGPVLPAGATVTFGAYKPGLLVDPARELSGAVRLIDIGLEPHLPAVPDVAALQHADVARLLPRPQAESDKYRRGVVGVVAGSGRYPGAAVLAVSGALRSGAGAVRYVGPGTEAVVSRYPETLVSEGPPGHAGRVQAWAVGPGLGDEPAARQAVEEVLAADVPVLVDADGLRLMDPDAVRARTAPTLLTPHAGEAAALLGTAREEVEAGRLAAVRELARRTGATVLLKGSTTLVAEPPGTDEAPMSPVRVNPTGTGWLATAGSGDVLTGLAGGLLAAGLSALDAGSAAAYLHGLAGRLAPDPPAATDLAETLAPAWQDVLREA; this is encoded by the coding sequence ATGAGGACTGGTTACGGGGTGCAGACCGTCCGTGCCGCCGAGGCGGCGCTCATGGCCCGGCTGCCGGAGGGCGCGCTGATGCAGCGTGCCGCCGCCGGGCTGGCGGCGGCGTGCAGGGGCCTGCTGGGGCGGACCTACGGAGCCCGGGTGGTGCTGCTCGTCGGCAGCGGCGACAACGGTGGGGACGCGCTCTACGCGGGTGCCCGGCTGGCCCGGCGCGGCGCGGGGGTGACGGCGGTGCTGTTGGCGCCCGAACGCACGCACGAGGGCGGGCTGGCCGCGCTGCGGGCCGCCGGGGGGCGGGTGCTGCCCGCGCCGGGTGCGGTGGTGGAGGGCGTCGCCGCGCCGGTGGCTCCCCTGCTGGCCCGGGCCGATCTGGTGCTGGACGGGATCGTCGGAATCGGCGGCACGGGCGGACTGCGGCCCGCCGCCGTCGAACTGGCCGACCTGGTGCGGGAGGCGGGGGTGCCGGTCGTCGCCGTGGACCTGCCCAGCGGGGTGGCCGCCGACACCGGCGAGGTGCCGGGTCCGGTGCTGCCCGCCGGAGCCACGGTCACGTTCGGCGCGTACAAGCCGGGCCTGCTGGTCGACCCGGCCCGCGAGCTGTCCGGCGCCGTCCGGCTGATCGACATCGGTCTGGAGCCGCACCTGCCCGCCGTCCCGGACGTGGCGGCCCTCCAGCACGCGGACGTGGCCCGCCTGCTGCCGAGGCCGCAGGCGGAGAGCGACAAGTACCGGCGTGGCGTGGTCGGCGTCGTCGCGGGCTCCGGCCGCTATCCGGGGGCCGCGGTGCTGGCCGTCTCCGGGGCGCTGCGCAGCGGCGCCGGCGCGGTGCGGTACGTGGGGCCGGGCACGGAGGCGGTGGTCTCCCGCTATCCGGAGACCCTGGTCTCGGAGGGGCCGCCCGGGCACGCCGGGCGGGTGCAGGCGTGGGCCGTCGGCCCCGGGCTGGGCGACGAACCGGCCGCCCGCCAGGCCGTGGAGGAGGTGCTGGCCGCAGATGTACCCGTGCTCGTGGACGCGGACGGGCTGCGGCTGATGGACCCGGACGCGGTGCGCGCCCGTACCGCCCCCACCCTGCTGACGCCGCACGCCGGGGAGGCCGCGGCGCTGCTCGGCACGGCCCGCGAGGAAGTCGAGGCGGGCCGGCTGGCCGCGGTGCGCGAGCTGGCCCGGCGCACCGGGGCCACCGTGCTGCTCAAGGGCTCCACGACGCTGGTCGCCGAACCGCCCGGCACCGACGAGGCCCCGATGTCCCCCGTGCGGGTGAATCCGACCGGTACGGGATGGCTGGCGACGGCGGGCAGCGGCGATGTGCTCACCGGGCTGGCCGGAGGACTGCTGGCGGCCGGGCTCTCCGCGCTCGACGCCGGCTCCGCCGCCGCCTATCTGCACGGCCTCGCCGGTCGGCTGGCCCCCGACCCGCCCGCCGCGACGGACCTCGCCGAGACGCTGGCCCCCGCGTGGCAGGACGTCCTGCGGGAGGCGTGA
- a CDS encoding holo-ACP synthase — protein sequence MIIGVGIDVAEIDRFAASLARTPGMADRIFVDRELWLPSGERRGTASLAARFAAKEALAKALGAPGGLRWTDAEVCTADSGRPYLRVRGTVARSAAELGVRGWHVSLSHDAGVASAVVVAEG from the coding sequence ATGATCATCGGGGTGGGGATCGACGTCGCGGAGATCGACCGGTTCGCCGCCTCGCTGGCGCGGACCCCCGGTATGGCGGACCGGATCTTCGTCGACCGCGAGCTGTGGCTGCCCAGCGGCGAACGGCGCGGCACGGCCTCGCTGGCCGCCCGGTTCGCGGCGAAGGAGGCGCTGGCCAAGGCGCTGGGCGCGCCCGGCGGACTGCGCTGGACCGACGCCGAGGTGTGCACCGCCGACTCGGGGCGGCCTTATCTGCGGGTGCGCGGCACGGTCGCGCGCAGCGCCGCCGAGTTGGGAGTGCGAGGCTGGCATGTCTCCCTCTCGCACGACGCCGGGGTCGCCTCGGCCGTCGTCGTCGCGGAGGGCTGA
- the glmM gene encoding phosphoglucosamine mutase: MARLFGTDGVRGVANEGLTAELALGLSVAAAHVLTEAQTGAEAERESSRPVAVVGRDPRASGEFLEAAVVAGLASAGADVLRVGVLPTPAVAYLTGSLGADLGVMLSASHNPMPDNGIKFFARGGHKLADELEDRIEALHREHTAGEPWARPTGAGVGRVKDYDEGFDNYVAHLVGVLPNRLDGLKVVIDGAHGAAARVSPEAFARAGADVVTIGTDPDGLNINDDCGSTHIDGLREAVVRHGADFGVAHDGDADRCLAVDGAGHEVDGDQILAVLALAMKEAGQLRKDTVVATVMSNLGFKLAMERAGVELLQTAVGDRYVLEEMKRGGFSLGGEQSGHVIVLDHATTGDGTLTGLMLAARVAASGRPLAELAGVMERLPQVLVNVPDVDRARVATAPELLSAVAEAERELGETGRVLLRPSGTEPLVRVMVEAADIEHARAVAGRLADVVKRALG; the protein is encoded by the coding sequence GTGGCACGACTCTTCGGAACCGACGGCGTACGCGGCGTCGCCAATGAGGGGCTGACGGCCGAACTGGCGCTCGGGCTGTCCGTCGCGGCGGCCCATGTGCTCACCGAGGCGCAGACCGGCGCCGAGGCGGAACGGGAGAGCTCCCGGCCGGTCGCCGTCGTGGGCCGGGACCCGCGGGCCTCGGGCGAGTTCCTGGAGGCCGCCGTCGTGGCGGGGCTGGCCAGCGCCGGGGCCGACGTGCTGCGGGTCGGCGTGCTGCCGACGCCCGCCGTGGCCTATCTGACCGGCTCCCTCGGTGCCGACCTGGGCGTGATGCTGTCGGCCAGCCACAACCCGATGCCCGACAACGGCATCAAGTTCTTCGCCCGCGGCGGCCACAAGCTGGCCGACGAGCTGGAGGACCGGATCGAGGCCCTGCACCGCGAGCACACGGCCGGCGAGCCGTGGGCGCGGCCCACCGGTGCCGGGGTGGGCCGGGTCAAGGACTACGACGAGGGCTTCGACAACTACGTCGCCCACCTGGTCGGTGTGCTGCCGAACCGGCTCGACGGGCTGAAGGTCGTCATCGACGGGGCGCACGGCGCCGCGGCGCGTGTCTCACCGGAGGCGTTCGCGCGGGCCGGGGCCGACGTGGTCACCATCGGCACGGATCCCGACGGTCTCAACATCAACGACGACTGCGGCTCCACCCATATCGACGGGCTGCGCGAGGCCGTCGTGCGGCACGGCGCGGACTTCGGTGTGGCGCACGACGGCGACGCCGACCGGTGCCTGGCCGTCGACGGGGCCGGGCACGAGGTGGACGGCGACCAGATCCTCGCCGTGCTCGCGCTCGCCATGAAGGAGGCCGGGCAGCTCCGCAAGGACACCGTCGTCGCGACGGTGATGTCCAATCTCGGCTTCAAGCTCGCCATGGAGCGGGCGGGTGTCGAACTGCTGCAGACGGCGGTCGGCGACCGGTATGTGCTGGAGGAGATGAAGCGTGGCGGGTTCTCGCTCGGCGGCGAGCAGTCCGGGCACGTGATCGTGCTCGACCACGCCACCACCGGCGACGGCACGCTGACCGGTCTGATGCTGGCGGCGCGCGTCGCCGCCAGCGGCAGGCCGCTGGCGGAGCTGGCCGGGGTGATGGAGCGGCTTCCGCAGGTGCTGGTGAACGTGCCGGACGTGGACAGGGCGCGGGTGGCGACCGCGCCCGAGCTGCTCTCCGCCGTCGCGGAGGCGGAGCGGGAGCTGGGGGAGACCGGCCGGGTGCTGCTGCGCCCCTCCGGGACCGAGCCGCTGGTGCGGGTGATGGTGGAGGCCGCGGACATCGAGCACGCGCGCGCGGTCGCGGGGCGGCTCGCGGATGTGGTCAAGCGCGCACTGGGCTGA